One Triticum dicoccoides isolate Atlit2015 ecotype Zavitan chromosome 5B, WEW_v2.0, whole genome shotgun sequence genomic window carries:
- the LOC119310488 gene encoding serine/threonine-protein kinase D6PK-like yields the protein MSSKPASQSMPEQAAKPKEMGEDDRQRSAAEEISGEPDQQQESPAPVLDKDAPDLSPDSGVLDVPLAPEAESDESKETKNSDSNENQEKKSSQKSSISDSCISAKVSDGTNSLGKTSGSAKTSGRDFTESGKSSMCRVSASSDLSDESSCSSMSSATTKPHKGNDSRWEAIQVVKSREGVLGLNQFRLLKKLGSGDIGSVYLSELSGTKSHFAMKVMDKTSLASRKKLLRAQTEREILQSLDHPFLPTLYTHFETDKFSCLVMEFCPGGDLHTLRQRQPGKHFSEQAAKFYVAEVLLALEYLHMLGIIYRDLKPENVLVREDGHIMLTDFDLSLRCSVSPTVIRGANPGLDALQRNNAAYCVQPACIQPSCVVPTTCFGPRFFSKSKSKSKSKKEKPKPDIVNQVNLFPEMIAEPTDARSMSFVGTHEYLAPEIVKGEGHGSAVDWWTFGIFLYELLFGKTPFKGSGNRATLFNVVGQPLRFPESPLVSFSARDMIRGLLVKDPQHRLGHKRGATEIKQHPFFEGVNWALIRCASPPDIPKPVELDCRPKQAPAANGKVAPASNQKGSDNYLEFEFF from the exons ATGTCTTCCAAACCTGCCTCCCAAAGTATGCCGGAGCAAGCGGCAAAGCCAAAGGAAATGGGGGAAGATGACAGGCAGCGATCTGCTGCCGAGGAGATTTCAGGGGAGCCGGACCAGCAGCAAGAATCTCCAGCTCCTGTGCTGGACAAGGATGCTCCAGATCTCTCACCAGACTCTGGGGTCCTGGATGTGCCACTAGCCCCAGAGGCAGAATCTGACGAGTCAAAAGAGACCAAGAACTCCGATTCCAACGAGAATCAAGAAAAGAAGTCGTCGCAAAAGAGTAGTATCAGTGATAGCTGTATTTCAGCTAAAGTGAGTGATGGGACAAATAGTCTGGGTAAGACCAGTGGTAGTGCTAAGACGAGTGGCCGAGATTTCACCGAGAGTGGCAagagcagcatgtgccgtgtgagtgCAAGCAGTGACTTGAGTGATGAGAGCTCCTGCAGCAGTATGAGCAGTGCCACCACAAAGCCGCACAAAGGCAATGATTCGAGGTGGGAGGCCATCCAAGTGGTCAAATCCAGGGAGGGCGTTCTTGGTCTGAACCAATTTAGGCTGCTTAAGAAACTGGGTTCTGGTGATATTGGAAGTGTGTATCTCTCTGAATTGAGTGGTACCAAGAGTCACTTTGCAATGAAGGTGATGGATAAAACATCTCTGGCTAGTCGGAAGAAGCTGCTCCGGGCGCAAACCGAGCGGGAGATACTGCAGTCCCTGGATCATCCATTTCTGCCAACCCTATATACTCATTTTGAGACGGACAAGTTTTCGTGTCTGGTTATGGAGTTCTGCCCTGGCGGGGACTTGCACACCCTTCGACAAAGGCAGCCTGGAAAACATTTTTCAGAGCAAGCAGCAAA GTTCTATGTAGCAGAGGTGCTCCTTGCATTGGAGTACCTGCATATGCTTGGGATTATATACCGTGATCTCAAGCCAGAAAATGTCCTTGTCCGGGAGGATGGGCACATCATGCTGACTGATTTTGACCTCTCTCTTCGTTGTTCAGTGAGCCCAACCGTGATCAGGGGTGCAAATCCTGGCTTAGACGCGCTGCAGAGGAATAATGCAGCGTACTGCGTGCAGCCTGCTTGCATTCAGCCATCCTGTGTTGTTCCAACCACATGCTTTGGTCCTCGATTCTTCTCGAAATCCAAGTCCAAGTCAAAGTCCAAGAAGGAGAAGCCAAAGCCGGACATCGTGAACCAGGTTAACCTATTCCCCGAGATGATCGCCGAGCCAACCGATGCTCGGTCCATGTCCTTTGTCGGCACTCACGAGTACCTGGCCCCAGAAATAGTGAAAGGGGAAGGCCACGGCAGTGCTGTGGATTGGTGGACCTTCGGCATATTCTTGTACGAGCTACTGTTTGGCAAGACCCCTTTCAAGGGTTCAGGAAACCGGGCGACGCTTTTCAACGTCGTCGGTCAGCCCCTGCGGTTCCCAGAGTCCCCGCTAGTGAGCTTCTCGGCAAGGGACATGATAAGGGGACTACTGGTCAAGGACCCGCAGCACCGGCTGGGCCACAAGCGCGGAGCCACGGAGATAAAGCAGCACCCCTTCTTCGAGGGCGTGAACTGGGCCCTGATACGATGCGCGAGCCCTCCGGACATACCCAAGCCCGTGGAGCTGGACTGCCGCCCGAAGCAGGCGCCGGCGGCAAACGGGAAGGTCGCGCCGGCCTCCAACCAGAAGGGCTCGGACAACTACCTAGAGTTCGAGTTCTTCTAG